One genomic window of Peromyscus maniculatus bairdii isolate BWxNUB_F1_BW_parent chromosome 2, HU_Pman_BW_mat_3.1, whole genome shotgun sequence includes the following:
- the LOC143271749 gene encoding oogenesin-2-like: MGDLAPPTLKQLARQRLLIEEDLTISILEDLPVGLLREMFEEAFNDRHTNNLRAMVSAWPYPGLSVGALIKDSDLETLKALLAGLDVLIADKVHPRRSNLRVLDLTDVDHDFWNNRAGTHEDDCSPQAEGQEQPVEISPNSAVKKSIKVVTDLELMKARCLKNPLQTLSITDCRLSQSDLDYLSQCLNIQELKHLNLSGVELSDSCPKLLGVLLERIARTLQTLELEECKMKDSHFNAILPSLSQCSQLTKVNFKNNDISLLVLKNLLRHTAKLRKLTHELYPTPPLCYQEFKLLCAELLDILRAEREPKKVSFSPLGSAFTRDSIPWRAEFFALLPR, encoded by the exons ATGGGAGACCTGGCTCCACCCACACTCAAGCAGCTGGCAAGACAGAGGCTGCTGATAGAGGAGGACTTGACCATTTCTATTCTGGAGGACCTGCCTGTGGGGCTGCTCCGGGAGATGTTTGAGGAGGCCTTCAATGACAGACATACAAACAACTTGAGGGCCATGGTGTCTGCCTGGCCATATCCAGGCCTTTCTGTAGGAGCCCTGATAAAGGACTCTGAcctggagactttgaaagctcTGCTTGCTGGACTAGATGTGCTGATTGCAGACAAGGTTCATCCCAG GAGGTCAAACCTCAGAGTGCTTGATTTGACGGATGTGGACCATGACTTCTGGAACAATAGGGCAGGAACCCATGAAGATGACTGCTCACCACAAGCTGAGGGGCAGGAGCAACCAGTGGAAATCAGTCCTAACTCTGCGGTGAAGAAAAGTATTAAGGTAGtaactgatcttgaactcatgaagGCCAG GTGCCTGAAGAACCCCTTGCAGACCCTGTCAATCACTGACTGCCGGCTCTCCCAGTCAGACTTGGACTACCTGAGCCAGTGCTTGAACATCCAGGAGCTCAAACATCTGAACCTGAGTGGTGTAGAGCTATCTGATTCATGCCCTAAGCTTCTTGGGGTTCTCCTTGAGAGAATCGCAAGAACACTGCAAACCCTGGAATTGGAGGAGTGCAAGATGAAGGACTCTCATTTCAATGCTATCTTGCCTTCCCTGAGCCAATGTTCCCAGCTTACTAAGgtcaatttcaaaaataatgatatctctctgcttgtcctgaagAACCTTCTACGTCACACAGCCAAGCTGAGAAAGCTGACTCATGAGCTGTACCCTACCCCTCCGTTATGCTATCAGGAATTTAAGCTACTTTGTGCTGAGCTGCTGGATATACTCAGGGCTGAAAGGGAGCCCAAGAaagtctctttttctcctcttgggAGTGCTTTCACTCGCGATTCTATACCTTGGAGGGCAGAATTTTTTGCCTTACTTCCTCGATAA